From Streptomyces fungicidicus, one genomic window encodes:
- the gabT gene encoding 4-aminobutyrate--2-oxoglutarate transaminase, which translates to MTALPQERRVVTAIPGPKSQELQARRTAAVAQGVGSVLPVFTARAGGGIIEDVDGNRLIDFGSGIAVTSVGASAEAVVRRASAQLADFTHTCFMVTPYEGYVAVAEALAELTPGDHAKKSALFNSGAEAVENAVKIARAYTKRQAVVVFDHGYHGRTNLTMALTAKNMPYKHGFGPFAPEVYRVPVAYGYRWPTGPENAGPEAAAQAIDQISKQVGAENVAAIIIEPVLGEGGFIEPAKGFLPAISEFAKDNGIVFVADEIQSGFCRTGQWFACEDEGIVPDLITTAKGIAGGLPLAAVTGRAEIMDAAHSGGLGGTYGGNPVACAGALGAIETMKELDLNARAKAIEGVMKARLTAIAEKHDIVGDVRGRGAMIAIELVKDRDTKEPNPEATAALAKACHQEGLLVLTCGTYGNVLRFLPPLVIGEDLLHEGLDIIEQAFARI; encoded by the coding sequence ATGACCGCACTTCCGCAGGAGCGCCGCGTCGTCACCGCCATCCCCGGCCCGAAGTCGCAGGAACTGCAGGCCCGCCGCACCGCGGCGGTCGCGCAGGGCGTGGGCTCCGTACTGCCCGTGTTCACCGCCCGCGCGGGCGGCGGCATCATCGAGGACGTCGACGGCAACCGGCTGATCGACTTCGGCTCGGGCATCGCCGTGACCTCCGTCGGCGCCTCCGCCGAGGCGGTCGTGCGCCGCGCCTCCGCCCAGCTCGCCGACTTCACCCACACCTGTTTCATGGTCACGCCCTACGAGGGTTACGTGGCTGTCGCCGAGGCGCTCGCCGAGCTGACGCCGGGCGACCACGCCAAGAAGTCGGCGCTGTTCAACAGCGGCGCCGAGGCCGTCGAGAACGCCGTCAAGATCGCCCGTGCGTACACCAAGCGGCAGGCGGTCGTCGTGTTCGACCACGGTTACCACGGCCGCACCAACCTGACGATGGCGCTGACCGCGAAGAACATGCCGTACAAGCACGGCTTCGGCCCGTTCGCGCCCGAGGTGTACCGCGTCCCGGTCGCCTACGGCTACCGCTGGCCGACCGGCCCGGAGAACGCCGGTCCGGAGGCCGCCGCGCAGGCCATCGACCAGATCTCCAAGCAGGTCGGCGCCGAGAACGTGGCCGCGATCATCATCGAGCCGGTGCTCGGCGAGGGCGGCTTCATCGAGCCGGCCAAGGGCTTCCTGCCCGCGATCAGCGAGTTCGCCAAGGACAACGGCATCGTCTTCGTCGCCGACGAGATCCAGTCCGGCTTCTGCCGCACCGGCCAGTGGTTCGCCTGCGAGGACGAGGGCATCGTCCCGGACCTGATCACCACCGCCAAGGGCATCGCGGGCGGTCTGCCGCTGGCCGCCGTCACCGGCCGCGCGGAGATCATGGACGCCGCCCACTCCGGCGGCCTGGGCGGCACCTACGGCGGCAACCCGGTGGCCTGCGCGGGCGCGCTGGGCGCGATCGAGACGATGAAGGAGCTGGACCTCAACGCCAGGGCCAAGGCGATCGAGGGCGTCATGAAGGCCCGGCTGACCGCGATCGCCGAGAAGCACGACATCGTCGGCGACGTCCGCGGCCGGGGCGCGATGATCGCCATCGAGCTGGTGAAGGACCGCGACACCAAGGAGCCGAACCCGGAGGCGACCGCGGCGCTGGCCAAGGCCTGTCACCAGGAGGGCCTGCTGGTCCTGACCTGTGGCACCTACGGCAACGTGCTGCGCTTCCTGCCGCCGCTGGTGATCGGCGAGGACCTGCTCCACGAGGGACTCGACATCATCGAGCAGGCGTTCGCGCGCATCTGA
- a CDS encoding ABC transporter ATP-binding protein, producing the protein MKTTKDTTTAGNGGGDVRLTGISKTYGSFTAVHPLDLTVPQGSFFALLGASGCGKTTTLRMIAGLEEPTAGTVHLGDQDVTALPPYKRPVNTVFQSYALFPHLDIFENVAFGLRRRGIRSVKKQVEEMLELVQLGEQARKKPHQLSGGQQQRVAVARALINHPRVLLLDEPLGALDLKLRRQMQLELKRIQTEVGITFVHVTHDQEEAMTMADTVAVMNAGRVEQLGPPTELYENPRTTFVANFLGTSNFIEAEVDTRSGGEIVLKAGGGKLVLPEARNSAPTTTGGKVLVGVRPEKISLTHADDAGGIPDGRNRITGRIADSSFIGVSTQFVVDSPVCTDFEVYVQNIDRDARLVPGAEVVLHWNPAHTFGLDAAQSLLAGTVNSADVETVEEEVA; encoded by the coding sequence ATGAAGACCACCAAAGACACCACCACGGCCGGCAACGGCGGCGGGGACGTCCGCCTCACCGGGATCAGCAAGACGTACGGCTCCTTCACCGCCGTGCACCCGCTCGACCTGACCGTCCCGCAGGGCTCCTTCTTCGCCCTGCTCGGCGCGTCCGGCTGCGGCAAGACCACCACCCTGCGGATGATCGCCGGCCTGGAGGAGCCCACCGCGGGCACCGTTCACCTCGGCGACCAGGACGTCACCGCGCTGCCGCCCTACAAGCGGCCGGTGAACACGGTCTTCCAGTCCTATGCCCTCTTCCCGCACCTCGACATCTTCGAGAACGTCGCCTTCGGTCTGCGCCGGCGCGGCATCAGGAGCGTGAAGAAGCAGGTCGAGGAGATGCTGGAACTGGTCCAGCTCGGCGAGCAGGCGCGCAAGAAGCCGCACCAGCTCTCCGGCGGCCAGCAGCAGCGCGTCGCCGTGGCCCGCGCGCTCATCAACCACCCCCGGGTGCTCCTCCTCGACGAACCGCTCGGCGCCCTCGACCTGAAGCTGCGCCGCCAGATGCAGCTGGAGCTCAAGCGCATCCAGACCGAGGTCGGCATCACCTTCGTGCACGTCACGCACGACCAGGAGGAGGCCATGACCATGGCCGACACGGTCGCCGTGATGAACGCCGGCCGGGTCGAGCAGCTCGGCCCGCCCACCGAGCTCTACGAGAACCCGCGCACCACCTTCGTCGCCAACTTCCTCGGCACCTCCAACTTCATCGAGGCCGAGGTCGACACCAGGTCCGGCGGCGAGATCGTCCTCAAGGCGGGCGGCGGCAAGCTGGTGCTGCCCGAGGCCCGCAACAGCGCGCCCACGACGACCGGCGGCAAGGTGCTGGTCGGCGTACGCCCGGAGAAGATCTCCCTCACCCACGCCGACGACGCCGGCGGGATACCCGACGGCCGCAACCGCATCACCGGCCGGATCGCCGACTCCAGCTTCATCGGCGTCTCCACGCAGTTCGTCGTCGACAGCCCCGTCTGCACCGACTTCGAGGTCTACGTCCAGAACATCGACCGCGACGCCCGGCTGGTGCCCGGCGCCGAGGTCGTCCTGCACTGGAACCCGGCGCACACCTTCGGCCTGGACGCCGCCCAGTCCCTGCTCGCCGGGACAGTGAACTCCGCGGACGTCGAGACGGTCGAGGAAGAGGTCGCCTGA
- a CDS encoding NAD(P)/FAD-dependent oxidoreductase, producing the protein MAPSAMSRWTKSLSEARPVSYWLDDPGRPGPEPALTGAETCDLLVVGGGYSGLWTALIAKERDPTRDVVLVEGREVGWAASGRNGGFCAASLTHGLPNGLARWPDEIHTLERLGARNLDAIEETVARHSIDCDFERTGEIDVATEPYQARELEKWYEEIRVRGLADGIEYLDTGAVREQVDSPTFEAGLFDRRGVAMLHPAKLAWGLKRACLDLGVRVHENTPALTLRPYGAGMAVRTPYGAIRARTVALGTNIFPSLVRRVRSYTVPVYDYALMTEPLTDGQLASVGWKNRQGLGDSANQFHYFRLSADNRILWGGYDAVYPYGGRVRAEYDDRPETYAKLAGHFFTCFPQLEGVRFTHAWGGAIDTCSRFSAFFGTAHAGKVAYAAGYTGLGVGATRFGAEVMLDLLAGERTERTELEMVRRKPLPFPPEPFAWTGITLTKWSLARADAQAGRRNLWLRTMDRLGLGFDS; encoded by the coding sequence ATGGCCCCGAGCGCCATGAGCCGTTGGACGAAATCCCTCTCCGAGGCCCGGCCGGTCTCCTACTGGCTGGACGACCCCGGCAGGCCCGGGCCCGAGCCGGCGCTCACCGGCGCCGAGACCTGCGACCTGCTGGTCGTGGGCGGCGGATACAGCGGACTGTGGACCGCGCTGATCGCCAAGGAACGCGACCCCACGCGGGACGTCGTCCTGGTGGAGGGCCGCGAGGTGGGCTGGGCCGCCTCCGGCCGCAACGGCGGATTCTGCGCCGCCTCCCTCACCCACGGCCTGCCCAACGGACTTGCCCGCTGGCCGGACGAGATCCACACCCTGGAGCGGCTCGGCGCCCGCAATCTCGACGCCATCGAGGAGACGGTCGCCCGCCACTCCATCGACTGCGACTTCGAGCGCACCGGCGAGATCGACGTCGCCACCGAGCCGTACCAGGCCCGGGAACTCGAGAAGTGGTACGAGGAGATCCGGGTCAGGGGCCTGGCCGACGGCATCGAGTACCTGGACACCGGCGCCGTGCGGGAGCAGGTGGACTCCCCGACCTTCGAGGCCGGCCTCTTCGACCGCAGGGGCGTGGCAATGCTGCACCCCGCCAAGCTGGCCTGGGGCCTGAAGCGGGCCTGCCTCGACCTCGGCGTGCGCGTCCACGAGAACACCCCCGCCCTCACCCTGAGGCCGTACGGCGCCGGAATGGCCGTCCGCACCCCGTACGGGGCGATCCGCGCCCGCACCGTGGCGCTCGGCACCAACATCTTCCCCAGCCTGGTCAGACGGGTCCGCTCCTACACCGTCCCGGTGTACGACTACGCCCTGATGACCGAGCCGCTCACCGACGGGCAGCTCGCGTCGGTCGGCTGGAAGAACCGGCAGGGACTGGGGGACAGCGCCAACCAGTTCCACTACTTCCGGCTCTCCGCCGACAACCGGATCCTGTGGGGCGGCTACGACGCGGTCTATCCGTACGGCGGCCGGGTGCGCGCCGAGTACGACGACCGGCCGGAGACCTACGCCAAGCTCGCCGGGCACTTCTTCACCTGCTTCCCGCAACTGGAGGGCGTCCGCTTCACCCACGCCTGGGGCGGCGCGATCGACACCTGCTCCCGCTTCTCGGCGTTCTTCGGCACGGCACACGCCGGGAAGGTGGCGTACGCGGCGGGCTACACCGGGCTCGGCGTCGGCGCCACCCGCTTCGGCGCCGAGGTGATGCTGGACCTGCTGGCGGGGGAGCGGACCGAGCGCACGGAGCTGGAGATGGTGCGCCGGAAGCCGCTGCCGTTCCCGCCGGAGCCGTTCGCCTGGACCGGCATCACCCTCACCAAGTGGTCGCTGGCCAGGGCGGACGCGCAGGCCGGCCGGCGCAACCTGTGGCTGCGGACGATGGACAGGCTGGGCCTCGGCTTCGACAGCTGA
- a CDS encoding ATP/GTP-binding protein gives MNSDGTQDARGTHADPVPRPAGPPDVPTTPPRPGHAPGVPPVPGRAPRPSSTAEWLDADRPAARPGIWRYGYQLPKPAPERLAPVTVAGMLVPLALAALVWSLWQRGITSYQMAPLRLFTPEEWWWGGTVASPRVFEGREVPAPGAEALVVYEGVSFAVLAVAVAVLGSWRAIVRHYVVRRPQPARALVAAVLALVALSFVFPAAFPVVGWSPVPVVDPLLSLTVLITDSYDLMASSFYTNTLYAVVTLLVVWPFARLGGWLPYAKELLAARGGSAAAGTAVPERPRSQWPGLRDAGQHEAADLLTAEVAGGRMNDVDCTRVEHAFAVARRGGAPAAFRDTVLREAGAAWTHPSGARDLPRRRARHDLLAGQVRIGGWAAAERAPGAYHGAGAALGPDVLGTSLLAVGPSGSGKTRTLVEPVTESLALQALTGRCAVVAVSAAGSPLGADDAFDVIVRIGDPSSVHDLDPYAESDDPDEAAAILAEALAGDLDTAGARGAATTLAQLLAPFRAVHGRFPTLPELRELLEGEEGALTALREALSASGDDVMRRELDARARQTGTPGDPGRTLADRLALLNRPVFADFFGGGGPGRPFSLRAVAHHPLRVRIDLPERGHEEAGRLITRLVLAQFLAVVRESRRAHFACLVLDDATGTVTAESVRRIQRLRSQNAGVLLALRTVADVPEALHGPLYGAVGCRMAFSGVTTWDGNRFAQTWGTEWVETTEVAKHTVFADQPMTRALHALRKLVTGRAVTTDAVTVRQVERERWSASELAHSVPAGHAVLSLTDVKGEHAPPLLVDLRE, from the coding sequence ATGAACAGCGACGGTACCCAGGACGCGCGGGGCACGCACGCCGACCCCGTACCGCGGCCGGCCGGACCCCCGGACGTACCGACGACGCCTCCCCGGCCCGGCCACGCCCCGGGCGTGCCCCCCGTGCCCGGCCGTGCTCCCCGCCCCTCGTCCACCGCGGAATGGCTCGACGCGGACCGGCCCGCCGCCCGCCCCGGGATCTGGCGGTACGGCTACCAGCTGCCGAAGCCGGCCCCGGAACGGCTCGCGCCGGTGACGGTCGCCGGGATGCTCGTCCCGCTCGCCCTCGCGGCACTGGTCTGGTCGCTCTGGCAGCGCGGCATCACCTCGTACCAGATGGCGCCCCTGCGGCTGTTCACCCCGGAGGAGTGGTGGTGGGGCGGCACGGTCGCCTCGCCCAGGGTGTTCGAGGGGCGGGAGGTGCCGGCCCCGGGGGCGGAGGCCCTGGTGGTCTACGAAGGCGTCTCCTTCGCCGTGCTGGCCGTCGCGGTGGCCGTGCTCGGCAGCTGGCGGGCCATCGTCCGCCACTACGTGGTTCGCAGGCCGCAGCCCGCCCGCGCCCTGGTCGCCGCCGTCCTCGCGCTGGTCGCCCTCAGCTTCGTCTTCCCCGCAGCGTTCCCCGTCGTCGGATGGTCTCCGGTGCCGGTCGTCGATCCGCTGCTCTCCCTGACGGTGCTGATCACGGACAGCTACGACCTGATGGCGTCCTCCTTCTACACGAACACGCTGTACGCCGTCGTCACGCTGCTCGTGGTGTGGCCGTTCGCCCGGCTCGGCGGCTGGCTGCCGTACGCGAAGGAGCTGCTCGCCGCACGCGGCGGGAGCGCCGCCGCCGGTACCGCCGTGCCCGAACGCCCCCGCTCCCAGTGGCCCGGACTGCGCGACGCGGGCCAGCACGAGGCGGCCGACCTGCTCACCGCCGAGGTCGCCGGCGGCCGTATGAACGACGTCGACTGCACCCGTGTCGAGCACGCCTTCGCCGTCGCCCGGCGCGGCGGCGCACCGGCCGCCTTCCGCGACACCGTCCTGCGGGAGGCGGGCGCGGCCTGGACGCACCCGTCCGGCGCCCGGGACCTGCCGCGCCGCAGGGCCCGCCACGACCTGCTCGCCGGGCAGGTGCGGATCGGCGGCTGGGCGGCGGCCGAACGCGCCCCGGGGGCCTACCACGGCGCCGGGGCGGCCCTCGGGCCTGATGTGCTCGGCACCTCGCTGCTCGCCGTCGGACCCTCCGGATCCGGCAAGACCCGCACCCTCGTCGAGCCCGTGACGGAGTCCCTCGCGCTGCAGGCGCTCACCGGGCGCTGCGCCGTGGTCGCGGTCTCCGCCGCCGGGAGCCCGCTCGGCGCGGACGACGCCTTCGACGTGATCGTGCGCATAGGGGATCCGTCCTCGGTGCACGACCTCGACCCGTACGCCGAGTCCGACGACCCGGACGAGGCGGCCGCGATCCTCGCCGAGGCGCTGGCCGGCGACCTCGACACGGCCGGCGCGCGGGGCGCGGCGACCACGCTGGCGCAACTGCTCGCCCCGTTCCGGGCGGTGCACGGCCGCTTTCCCACCCTGCCGGAGCTGCGCGAGCTGCTGGAGGGCGAGGAAGGGGCGCTCACCGCACTGCGGGAGGCGCTGAGCGCGAGCGGGGACGACGTCATGCGCCGGGAACTCGACGCGCGCGCCCGGCAGACGGGCACGCCGGGCGACCCCGGCCGGACCCTCGCCGACCGGCTGGCCCTGCTCAACCGGCCGGTGTTCGCCGACTTCTTCGGCGGCGGCGGCCCCGGCCGGCCGTTCTCCCTGCGCGCGGTCGCCCACCACCCCCTGCGGGTGCGGATCGACCTGCCCGAGCGCGGCCACGAGGAGGCCGGACGGCTGATCACCCGGCTGGTCCTCGCCCAGTTCCTCGCCGTAGTCCGGGAGAGCCGGCGCGCGCACTTCGCCTGCCTGGTCCTGGACGACGCGACCGGCACGGTCACCGCGGAGTCGGTCCGGCGCATCCAGCGGCTGCGCTCGCAGAACGCGGGCGTGCTGCTGGCCCTGCGCACCGTCGCCGACGTCCCCGAGGCGCTGCACGGCCCGCTCTACGGAGCGGTGGGCTGCCGCATGGCGTTCTCCGGTGTCACCACCTGGGACGGCAACCGGTTCGCGCAGACCTGGGGCACCGAGTGGGTGGAGACGACGGAGGTCGCCAAGCACACGGTCTTCGCCGACCAGCCGATGACCCGCGCCCTGCACGCGCTGCGCAAGCTGGTGACGGGCCGGGCGGTGACGACGGACGCGGTGACGGTGCGGCAGGTCGAGCGGGAGCGCTGGTCCGCCTCCGAGCTGGCGCACTCGGTGCCGGCCGGGCACGCCGTGCTGTCGCTGACCGACGTCAAGGGCGAGCACGCGCCGCCGCTGCTGGTGGACCTGAGGGAGTGA
- a CDS encoding ABC transporter permease, which yields MTLVNWLKRHLVVIAGLLTLGYLLLPNVVVTVFSFNNPKGRFNYEWQEFSTEAWRDPCGVSGLCGSLTLSLQIALWATLGATLLGTMIAFALVRYRFRARGAVNSLIFLPMAMPEVVMAASLLTLFLNMGAQLGFWTILIAHIMFCLSFVVVAVKARVMSMDPRLEQAAQDLYAGPVQTFLRVTLPIAAPGIAAGALLAFALSFDDFIITNFNAGSTVTFPMFVWGSAQRGTPVQINVIGTAMFVVAVLLVLVSMAVGNRRGRQKA from the coding sequence ATGACCCTCGTCAACTGGCTCAAGCGCCATCTCGTCGTCATCGCGGGGCTGCTGACCCTCGGATATCTGCTCCTTCCGAACGTCGTCGTCACCGTGTTCTCCTTCAACAACCCCAAGGGGCGCTTCAACTACGAATGGCAGGAGTTCTCCACGGAGGCGTGGCGGGACCCCTGCGGCGTCTCCGGACTGTGCGGTTCGCTCACCCTCAGCCTCCAGATCGCGCTCTGGGCGACGCTCGGCGCCACCCTGCTCGGCACGATGATCGCCTTCGCGCTGGTCCGCTACCGCTTCCGCGCCCGCGGCGCGGTGAACTCGCTGATCTTCCTGCCGATGGCGATGCCCGAGGTGGTGATGGCGGCCTCGCTGCTCACCCTGTTCCTCAACATGGGCGCCCAGCTGGGCTTCTGGACGATCCTGATCGCCCACATCATGTTCTGCCTCAGCTTCGTCGTGGTCGCCGTGAAGGCGCGCGTGATGTCGATGGACCCCCGTCTGGAGCAGGCCGCGCAGGACCTGTACGCCGGTCCCGTCCAGACGTTCCTCCGGGTCACCCTGCCGATCGCCGCCCCCGGCATCGCGGCGGGCGCGCTGCTCGCCTTCGCGCTCTCCTTCGACGACTTCATCATCACCAACTTCAACGCCGGTTCGACCGTCACCTTCCCGATGTTCGTCTGGGGCTCCGCACAGCGCGGAACTCCCGTACAGATCAACGTCATCGGCACGGCCATGTTCGTCGTCGCCGTCCTCCTGGTGCTGGTCTCCATGGCCGTCGGCAACCGCCGCGGCCGGCAGAAGGCATAG
- a CDS encoding polyamine ABC transporter substrate-binding protein, translated as MEQYEPDRLSPAQVAAMRRSFRSGRAALTRRSLLRASAGGALAVGGGGALSGCGIPAAGNTQGGVSAEDHSKAEKSVNFSNWTEYMDVDDSGRNHPTLDAFTRRTGVKVKYTEDINDNSEFFGKVKPQLAAGQDTGRDIIVLTDWLAARLIRLGWVQKLDPANLPNAFTNLSAQFRNPDWDPGRAYSYPWQGISTVLAYNKKALDGVEVRTLSDLLDNPRLKGRVGLLTEMRDTVGMALLDMDKDPAKFSADDYDAAIARLQKAVDRSQIRRFTGNDYTADLTKGDLAACLAWAGDVVQLKADNPDIEFVIPDSGYMTSSDNMLIPNKARHKTNAERLIDYYFEPQPAAELAAYINFVCPVDGVKDHLARIDEDAANNPLILPDKAMQAKSRAFRSLSSKEETAFEEKFAKLTGA; from the coding sequence ATGGAGCAGTACGAGCCCGATCGCCTCTCCCCGGCCCAGGTGGCCGCCATGCGGCGCAGCTTCCGAAGCGGGCGGGCGGCCCTGACCCGCCGTTCCCTGCTGCGCGCCTCCGCGGGCGGCGCGCTCGCGGTGGGCGGCGGCGGGGCGCTGAGCGGCTGCGGCATCCCCGCGGCCGGAAACACCCAGGGCGGCGTCTCGGCGGAGGACCACTCCAAGGCGGAGAAGTCCGTGAACTTCTCCAACTGGACCGAGTACATGGACGTCGACGACAGCGGGCGCAACCACCCCACGCTGGACGCGTTCACGCGACGCACCGGCGTCAAGGTCAAGTACACCGAGGACATCAACGACAACAGCGAGTTCTTCGGCAAGGTCAAGCCGCAGCTCGCCGCGGGCCAGGACACCGGCCGCGACATCATCGTCCTCACCGACTGGCTGGCCGCCCGGCTGATCCGCCTCGGCTGGGTCCAGAAACTGGACCCGGCCAACCTGCCGAACGCGTTCACCAACCTCTCGGCCCAGTTCCGCAACCCCGACTGGGACCCGGGCCGCGCCTACTCGTACCCCTGGCAGGGCATCTCGACCGTCCTCGCCTACAACAAGAAGGCGCTGGACGGCGTCGAGGTGAGGACCCTCTCCGACCTGCTGGACAACCCCAGGCTCAAGGGCCGCGTCGGTCTGCTCACGGAGATGCGCGACACCGTCGGCATGGCGCTCCTCGACATGGACAAGGACCCGGCGAAGTTCTCCGCCGACGACTACGACGCGGCGATCGCCCGCCTGCAGAAGGCCGTCGACCGGAGCCAGATCCGCCGCTTCACCGGCAACGACTACACCGCCGACCTCACCAAGGGCGACCTCGCCGCCTGTCTGGCCTGGGCCGGGGACGTGGTCCAGCTCAAGGCGGACAACCCGGACATCGAGTTCGTGATCCCGGACAGCGGCTACATGACGTCCAGCGACAACATGCTGATCCCCAACAAGGCCCGGCACAAGACGAACGCCGAGCGGCTGATCGACTACTACTTCGAGCCGCAGCCGGCCGCCGAACTCGCCGCCTACATCAACTTCGTCTGTCCCGTCGACGGCGTGAAGGACCACCTCGCGCGGATCGACGAGGACGCGGCGAACAACCCGCTGATCCTCCCCGACAAGGCCATGCAGGCCAAGTCCCGTGCCTTCCGCTCCCTGAGCTCCAAGGAAGAGACGGCATTCGAAGAGAAGTTCGCGAAGCTCACTGGGGCGTGA
- a CDS encoding ABC transporter permease, whose product MATATEAPPLAPASEKEPPRRRGRWTPYWLLLPGLLWLVVFFALPVIYQASTSVQTGSLEEGYKVTWHFATYWDALSEYWPQFVRSVLYAASATVLCLLLGYPLAYLIAFRAGRWRNLIMILVIAPFFTSFLIRTLAWKTILADSGPVVDVLNTLHVLDVTAWLGWTAGDRVLATPLAVVCGLTYNFLPFMILPLYTSLERIDPRLHEAANDLYAKPSTTFRRVTFPLSMPGVVSGTLLTFIPASGDYINSDLLGSTETRMAGNVIQSQFLRILDYPTAAALSFILMAAILVMVTLYIRKSGTEDLV is encoded by the coding sequence ATGGCCACGGCCACCGAGGCGCCACCCCTGGCGCCCGCCTCGGAGAAGGAGCCACCCCGCAGGCGGGGCCGCTGGACGCCGTACTGGCTGCTGCTGCCCGGCCTGCTCTGGCTGGTGGTGTTCTTCGCGCTGCCGGTGATCTACCAGGCCTCCACGTCCGTGCAGACGGGCTCCCTGGAGGAGGGCTACAAGGTCACCTGGCACTTCGCCACCTACTGGGACGCGCTGTCCGAGTACTGGCCGCAGTTCGTCCGCTCGGTGCTCTACGCCGCCTCCGCGACCGTGCTGTGCCTGCTGCTCGGCTACCCGCTGGCGTACCTCATCGCCTTCCGGGCGGGACGCTGGCGGAACCTGATCATGATCCTGGTGATCGCGCCGTTCTTCACCAGCTTCCTCATCCGCACCCTCGCCTGGAAGACGATCCTCGCCGACAGCGGCCCGGTGGTCGACGTCCTGAACACCCTGCACGTCCTGGACGTCACGGCATGGCTCGGCTGGACCGCCGGCGACCGGGTGCTCGCCACCCCGCTCGCGGTGGTGTGCGGTCTGACGTACAACTTCCTGCCGTTCATGATCCTGCCGCTCTACACCTCGCTGGAGCGCATCGACCCCCGGCTGCACGAGGCGGCGAACGACCTCTACGCCAAGCCGTCGACCACCTTCCGCCGGGTCACCTTCCCGCTGTCGATGCCGGGCGTGGTCTCCGGCACGCTGCTGACCTTCATCCCGGCGTCCGGCGACTACATCAACTCGGACCTGCTCGGCTCCACCGAGACCCGCATGGCCGGCAACGTGATCCAGTCGCAGTTCCTGCGGATCCTCGACTATCCGACGGCCGCCGCGCTCTCCTTCATCCTCATGGCCGCGATCCTCGTCATGGTCACCCTCTACATCCGCAAGTCCGGGACGGAGGATCTGGTCTAG
- a CDS encoding phosphatase PAP2 family protein produces the protein MLLLGPPVLLFALITWQVVAGGPLVGADERLSRALVHPDRASELLADLGNVEVAVPVLVIALAYAALRGRATGVDRWWLPPAAGAAAMVLVPAVVAPLKEWTDRPGTPAVPPAVGYYPSGHTATAVVAYGAATLLLLPLLRSPAVRRGLIVLCGVLVLGVSFGLVRRGYHWPLDVAASWCLGAVLLTGVWLPARRVGRRSSAGVPDGSGTATGGANG, from the coding sequence ATGCTGCTGCTCGGACCGCCCGTCCTCCTCTTCGCACTGATCACCTGGCAGGTCGTCGCCGGCGGTCCCCTGGTGGGCGCCGACGAGCGGCTGAGCCGGGCCCTGGTCCACCCCGACCGCGCCTCCGAGCTGCTCGCCGACCTCGGCAACGTCGAGGTGGCCGTGCCGGTCCTGGTGATCGCGCTGGCGTACGCCGCCCTGCGCGGACGCGCCACAGGCGTGGACCGCTGGTGGCTGCCGCCCGCCGCCGGGGCCGCGGCGATGGTCCTGGTACCCGCGGTGGTGGCGCCGCTGAAGGAGTGGACCGACCGTCCGGGCACCCCGGCCGTGCCCCCGGCGGTCGGCTACTACCCCTCCGGCCACACCGCCACCGCCGTGGTGGCGTACGGCGCGGCGACGCTGCTGCTCCTACCGCTGCTGCGGTCGCCGGCCGTGCGCCGCGGGCTGATCGTGCTCTGCGGCGTCCTGGTGCTGGGCGTCTCGTTCGGGCTGGTGCGCCGGGGCTACCACTGGCCGCTGGACGTGGCGGCCAGCTGGTGCCTCGGCGCGGTGCTGCTGACCGGGGTGTGGCTGCCGGCCCGCCGGGTCGGCCGCCGGAGCTCCGCCGGGGTGCCCGACGGCTCCGGGACCGCCACCGGTGGCGCTAACGGCTGA